A genome region from Psychrobacter jeotgali includes the following:
- a CDS encoding LysE family translocator, producing MFGIENYLGFIVAAMLLNLTPGTDSMYIITRSISQGQKAGVYSVLGIVSGILVHTLLAALGLSIILANSPLAFMIVKYIGAAYLCYLGFKMLVLNSAPLIANNLPENNPHTAAKSSSYGKIYQQGVLTNTFNPKVALFFLAFFPQFIDPSYAYSTLSFLILGLTFATTGLIWCLCLALLAARFSQRLRENPAIETILNKISGIVFVGLGIKLLTEKG from the coding sequence ATGTTTGGTATTGAGAACTATCTAGGATTTATCGTCGCTGCTATGTTGTTGAACCTGACGCCCGGGACAGATAGCATGTACATCATCACCCGTAGTATCTCACAAGGGCAAAAAGCGGGGGTTTATTCTGTATTGGGTATTGTCTCCGGCATCTTAGTGCATACGCTACTGGCGGCGCTGGGGTTGTCTATAATATTGGCCAACTCTCCCCTAGCCTTTATGATCGTCAAATATATCGGTGCCGCCTATTTGTGCTATCTGGGCTTCAAGATGTTAGTCCTTAACTCAGCGCCTCTGATAGCTAATAATTTGCCAGAAAACAACCCTCATACGGCTGCTAAGTCGTCAAGTTATGGGAAAATATACCAGCAAGGGGTATTGACCAATACTTTTAATCCCAAAGTTGCTTTGTTTTTCTTAGCTTTCTTTCCGCAGTTTATTGATCCTAGCTATGCTTATAGCACCTTATCGTTTTTGATTTTAGGGCTTACCTTCGCTACCACCGGCTTGATATGGTGTTTATGTTTGGCACTATTGGCCGCCCGGTTTAGTCAACGCTTACGAGAAAACCCGGCTATCGAAACCATTTTGAACAAAATAAGCGGGATAGTATTTGTTGGCTTGGGTATTAAACTGTTGACTGAAAAAGGGTGA
- a CDS encoding rhodanese-like domain-containing protein → MKAIILSLLLLFGLSTHAIAKDALSVTPESVWNMVQQDADEILFVDVRDPVEIMFIGFTDAVDINIPFRTVKRTELNEDKAVFAMPLNPDFANEVEAALKAKGLDKDALVVTMCRSGSARGKPSADYLLSQGFTNVKYVDHGFQGDTIEEGKNKGFRLMNGWQNSGLPWSPKMNPSKISTTK, encoded by the coding sequence ATGAAAGCTATTATATTGTCATTGTTGCTGCTGTTTGGGCTAAGTACTCATGCTATAGCCAAAGACGCATTATCTGTGACTCCAGAATCTGTCTGGAATATGGTGCAACAAGATGCTGATGAGATATTATTCGTTGATGTCAGAGACCCAGTGGAGATTATGTTTATCGGCTTTACCGATGCGGTCGACATCAATATTCCGTTTAGAACCGTCAAGCGCACTGAGCTCAACGAAGACAAGGCGGTTTTTGCGATGCCACTTAATCCAGACTTTGCTAATGAAGTCGAAGCCGCACTTAAAGCTAAAGGTCTAGACAAAGATGCGTTAGTGGTCACTATGTGCCGTTCGGGCTCTGCTCGTGGTAAGCCTAGCGCCGACTACTTATTGAGTCAAGGCTTTACCAACGTCAAATATGTCGATCACGGCTTTCAGGGAGATACGATAGAAGAGGGTAAGAATAAAGGCTTTCGTCTAATGAATGGCTGGCAAAACTCAGGATTGCCTTGGTCACCAAAGATGAATCCAAGTAAGATTAGCACGACTAAATAG
- a CDS encoding DMT family transporter, with amino-acid sequence MTQRDLITFFALSFMWSLSFIFYRVGVPEFGSMAFASLRVIFAGLTMLVFILLNPNNRRGIKAHWKLLTLVGLFSTAIPFVLFSFAAQSVNAGVLAVLNASVPMMSGFIASTFFNDKLSKKQILGLIIGIIGVVILMSENLFSGQSSDLSAALLPMGYALLGCVGYATGANITKNYLQELSPIPITAGSIIIASMVMLPIGLYEFPYGKSISLQAWGSVICIGVFSTAIALIFMNQLIKNIGPMRATSITLVIPIFAIIFGYILLGEALDTFAIVGSVVILFGTYLSLNLSIRKLVK; translated from the coding sequence ATGACCCAACGTGACCTAATAACCTTTTTTGCCCTGTCCTTTATGTGGTCGCTCTCCTTTATCTTTTACCGGGTAGGGGTGCCCGAGTTTGGCTCTATGGCTTTTGCCAGTTTGCGGGTGATATTCGCCGGCCTTACGATGCTGGTTTTTATATTGCTAAATCCAAACAATCGGCGCGGTATTAAAGCGCACTGGAAGCTGCTGACGCTGGTTGGCTTATTCTCCACCGCTATTCCTTTTGTTTTATTCTCATTTGCAGCGCAGTCGGTAAACGCTGGGGTACTAGCGGTGCTCAATGCTTCGGTACCCATGATGAGCGGCTTTATTGCCAGTACCTTTTTTAATGATAAGTTATCAAAAAAGCAGATTTTGGGCTTGATAATAGGCATTATAGGCGTAGTCATTCTCATGAGCGAGAATCTATTTAGCGGACAAAGCTCAGATTTGAGCGCAGCATTGCTACCGATGGGTTATGCCTTGTTAGGCTGTGTTGGTTATGCAACGGGCGCAAATATCACCAAGAACTATTTGCAAGAGCTCTCACCGATACCTATCACCGCCGGTTCGATTATTATTGCCAGTATGGTGATGCTCCCTATTGGGCTATATGAGTTCCCTTATGGCAAGAGTATCAGCTTACAAGCTTGGGGTTCGGTGATTTGTATCGGAGTGTTCTCTACCGCTATTGCCCTTATCTTTATGAATCAATTGATCAAAAATATTGGCCCAATGCGTGCCACCAGTATTACTTTGGTGATACCGATTTTTGCGATAATATTTGGATATATTTTATTAGGTGAGGCTTTAGATACTTTTGCGATTGTAGGCTCGGTAGTGATATTGTTCGGTACTTATTTATCTTTAAATTTATCGATAAGAAAATTAGTTAAGTGA
- the ftsL gene encoding cell division protein FtsL, with amino-acid sequence MAISDQPTNRRNTKSPAQPDVGELFAKRFNVVSIYVVVLLLLAATIVWSGIKTAESVQQYHQDYKTLQDMKKQQRKLQVEHQRLLIEQQTFSATPQIASRAVAELGMYSPTLKDKLIIQPGAPVAIAATATATEPVAKTTTEEAGQ; translated from the coding sequence ATGGCAATATCTGACCAACCTACCAACCGTCGCAATACAAAATCACCAGCTCAGCCTGATGTTGGTGAATTATTTGCCAAGCGCTTTAACGTCGTTAGTATCTACGTAGTAGTATTGCTGCTGCTGGCCGCTACTATCGTCTGGAGCGGTATCAAAACGGCCGAAAGTGTACAGCAATATCATCAGGATTATAAAACCTTGCAAGATATGAAGAAACAACAGCGCAAACTACAAGTTGAACACCAGCGTTTACTTATTGAGCAGCAGACTTTCAGTGCTACGCCGCAGATAGCCAGCCGCGCTGTCGCTGAGCTTGGTATGTATTCGCCAACTTTGAAAGATAAGCTGATCATTCAGCCCGGTGCGCCAGTAGCTATCGCTGCTACGGCCACGGCTACCGAGCCTGTAGCAAAGACTACTACTGAGGAGGCTGGTCAATGA
- the gltX gene encoding glutamate--tRNA ligase, giving the protein MSTQPTSASTNRPVRTRIAPSPTGFPHVGTAYIALFNLAFAKSNGGEFILRIEDTDQSRSTEQSEQMILDALRWVGLDWAEGPDVGGPHAPYRQSERADIYKQHAQQLLDADHAFRCFCTSEELDTMRKEQMARGETPRYDGSCAHLPAAESEKMASDGKPHVIRMRVPTTGTCRVEDMLRGTVEIPWEQVDMQVLLKTDGLPTYHLANVVDDHLMEISHVMRGEEWLNSAPKHQLLYEYFGWEMPVLCHMPLLRNPDKSKLSKRKNPTSITYYRDAGVLPEALLNYLGRMGYSMPDEAEKFTLDEMIASFDIHRVSLGGPIFDIEKLNWLNAEWLRELTPEQLKNKILDWANDSDKLTAMAAAIQPRIELLSDAINWGGFYFQNLPDISSDDFTHKTLTPEQVMEMLQLAIWSLETLPEWTEENIYATIKGLSAALDIKMRDFIAPFFIAIAGKSSSTPVMNSMWIIGADMTLIRLRHAVDVLGGLGKKKLKKLEKTAADLPDFLADIDE; this is encoded by the coding sequence ATGTCGACCCAACCGACTTCTGCTAGCACCAATCGTCCGGTGCGCACCCGTATCGCTCCCTCTCCTACCGGCTTCCCTCATGTAGGTACCGCCTATATTGCGCTGTTTAATTTGGCTTTTGCTAAATCAAATGGTGGCGAGTTTATTTTACGTATTGAAGATACTGACCAAAGCCGCTCAACTGAGCAATCTGAACAAATGATTTTAGATGCCCTGCGCTGGGTCGGTCTTGATTGGGCGGAGGGTCCTGATGTCGGCGGCCCGCATGCGCCTTATCGTCAAAGCGAGCGCGCGGATATCTATAAACAGCACGCCCAGCAGTTGTTAGACGCTGACCACGCTTTTCGCTGCTTTTGTACCTCTGAAGAGCTCGATACTATGCGTAAAGAGCAAATGGCACGCGGCGAAACCCCGCGCTATGACGGTAGCTGCGCTCATCTACCCGCTGCTGAAAGTGAAAAAATGGCAAGCGACGGCAAACCACATGTGATCCGGATGCGCGTTCCGACCACAGGAACTTGCCGGGTTGAGGATATGCTACGGGGTACGGTTGAGATTCCGTGGGAGCAGGTCGATATGCAGGTTCTACTCAAGACCGATGGCTTGCCCACTTACCATTTAGCAAACGTTGTCGATGACCACTTGATGGAGATCAGCCACGTGATGCGCGGCGAAGAGTGGCTCAACTCTGCCCCCAAGCATCAATTGCTTTATGAATATTTTGGTTGGGAGATGCCAGTACTTTGCCACATGCCACTACTGCGTAACCCTGATAAGTCCAAGTTGTCTAAGCGTAAAAACCCAACTTCTATCACCTATTACCGTGATGCTGGGGTGTTGCCGGAGGCGCTGCTGAACTATCTAGGCCGTATGGGCTACTCTATGCCTGATGAAGCCGAAAAGTTCACTTTGGATGAAATGATAGCCAGCTTTGATATCCATCGGGTGTCTCTAGGTGGGCCTATTTTCGATATCGAAAAGCTTAATTGGCTCAATGCCGAATGGTTACGCGAGCTGACCCCAGAGCAACTTAAAAATAAAATACTCGATTGGGCGAATGATAGCGACAAGCTAACGGCGATGGCAGCCGCAATTCAGCCACGTATCGAGCTGCTCTCTGATGCCATCAATTGGGGCGGATTTTATTTCCAAAACCTACCCGATATCAGCAGCGATGACTTTACTCATAAGACTCTAACCCCTGAACAAGTGATGGAGATGCTACAACTGGCCATATGGTCGCTAGAAACCCTACCGGAGTGGACGGAAGAAAATATTTACGCCACTATCAAAGGTTTATCGGCAGCACTAGATATCAAGATGCGCGACTTTATCGCCCCCTTCTTTATCGCTATCGCTGGCAAATCCTCATCCACGCCAGTGATGAACTCCATGTGGATCATTGGGGCGGACATGACCTTGATACGTTTGCGTCACGCCGTTGACGTATTGGGCGGACTCGGTAAGAAAAAGCTGAAAAAATTAGAGAAGACGGCAGCAGATTTGCCCGACTTTCTAGCTGACATTGATGAGTAA
- a CDS encoding glutaredoxin family protein: protein MSFIKIFSFGLGAVVLIACIYLINASTVVPESVACDPSASNDIVLYGTVWCPYCEQTRQLLASHNVDYCEYDIERSAEGFRQYESLGGGGVPLMLFNGEVIRGYNKPEIEWQVQNQ from the coding sequence ATGAGTTTTATAAAAATATTTTCGTTCGGGCTTGGTGCAGTTGTGTTAATCGCCTGTATCTACCTTATAAATGCCAGTACCGTCGTTCCAGAATCTGTCGCCTGTGACCCATCAGCGAGCAATGACATTGTTTTGTATGGTACCGTCTGGTGCCCCTATTGCGAGCAGACCAGACAGTTGCTCGCCTCGCACAATGTCGACTACTGTGAATACGATATAGAACGCTCGGCTGAGGGCTTTCGACAATATGAGAGCCTAGGCGGTGGCGGCGTGCCCTTGATGCTATTTAATGGTGAAGTGATAAGAGGGTATAACAAACCTGAGATTGAATGGCAGGTGCAGAATCAGTGA
- a CDS encoding peptidoglycan D,D-transpeptidase FtsI family protein: MSNKKPASPKGKDDANNKKAASGKVIKPLRRASTAKSANKNADKASGAKNKAKDRSAKLFGRLKNHETEGAYTSVKNRKKAIFNKASGASSRGGFEYDKNRFRMIWGLALIMLALLIGRAYYIQVANAKFYQDKGDELITSVRTQTSYRGMITDRNQLPLAVSAPLATVSFSPHDYAQEYYELNRIRIENPDQPQLQARVKKRLENMDLTILAAAANIPVAELKKAAAIDDSIDFTNEEVVKAALPSGPGSHYLPLLNKVTPEIAQSVSSLNFPGVYEKNFFQRYYPQPQPNSQLLGFMGQNANDPEGGYEGRAGIERQFEKILAGEDGKVLILKDARQNSLKEIKQLEPEVPGQDVALTIDSRLQYLLYKELEKAGRLQQARWSTGMIVDVQTGEVLALSTWPSFNSNNLNEMTGENQRNRALLDVFEPGSVMKPFTVAAALDSGKYTANSLIDTNPGSIRVRGYTIRDHNNLGTINMATLLQKSSNVASTKIALSLPPDAITNMQKQFGFGSKTPLQFPGEGSGLVVTPKEKETARRATVSYGYGLQVTLAQVAQAYAALGAGGVMHPLTLIKTDKPLPSKRIMAREQAMSIVQMLEAVTEPGGTAKAAAIDGYRVAGKTGTSRRINPDGGYYSDQYRNVFAGMAPASNPRLVGVMLIEDPRSQIYAGLTVAPVFHNVMKEALRLYNVPLDKPLKTE; encoded by the coding sequence ATGAGTAATAAAAAGCCAGCGAGCCCCAAAGGTAAAGATGACGCCAATAACAAAAAAGCAGCAAGCGGCAAAGTTATTAAGCCCTTACGCCGAGCCAGCACTGCCAAATCTGCTAATAAAAATGCCGATAAGGCGTCGGGTGCAAAAAACAAAGCTAAAGATCGCTCAGCTAAGCTATTCGGACGTCTAAAAAACCATGAAACTGAAGGCGCTTATACCAGTGTCAAAAACCGTAAAAAAGCCATTTTTAATAAAGCGTCTGGTGCTTCTTCACGTGGTGGTTTTGAGTATGATAAAAATCGCTTTCGGATGATTTGGGGCTTGGCGCTGATTATGCTTGCGCTGCTTATCGGTCGAGCCTATTACATACAAGTAGCTAATGCTAAGTTTTATCAAGATAAAGGTGACGAGCTGATTACCAGTGTACGCACGCAAACCTCGTATCGCGGTATGATTACTGATCGTAATCAGCTGCCACTTGCGGTTAGTGCTCCGCTAGCGACGGTTTCTTTTAGCCCGCACGATTATGCCCAAGAATACTACGAGCTTAATCGTATCAGAATTGAAAATCCTGATCAGCCGCAACTACAAGCTCGGGTAAAAAAGCGCCTTGAGAATATGGATCTGACTATTTTGGCAGCGGCAGCTAATATCCCAGTCGCAGAGTTAAAAAAAGCGGCAGCTATTGATGACAGTATTGATTTTACTAATGAAGAGGTAGTCAAAGCGGCTCTACCTTCAGGCCCGGGATCGCACTATCTACCCCTACTTAATAAAGTCACTCCTGAAATTGCCCAAAGTGTCAGCTCGCTTAACTTTCCTGGAGTTTACGAGAAAAACTTCTTCCAGCGCTATTATCCGCAGCCGCAGCCCAACTCTCAACTACTAGGCTTTATGGGGCAAAATGCTAATGATCCCGAGGGCGGTTATGAAGGGCGTGCAGGAATTGAGCGTCAGTTCGAAAAAATATTAGCAGGGGAAGATGGTAAGGTTCTAATCCTAAAAGATGCCAGACAAAATAGCTTAAAAGAGATCAAGCAGCTAGAGCCTGAAGTGCCCGGTCAAGATGTAGCCTTGACCATTGATTCACGCTTGCAGTATTTGCTCTATAAGGAGCTAGAAAAGGCAGGGCGTTTACAACAAGCCCGTTGGTCAACCGGTATGATTGTGGATGTACAGACCGGTGAGGTGTTGGCGTTATCAACTTGGCCGTCATTTAACTCCAACAATCTTAATGAGATGACCGGCGAGAATCAGCGTAACCGCGCCCTACTTGATGTGTTTGAGCCCGGCTCGGTGATGAAGCCTTTTACCGTAGCGGCGGCTTTAGATTCTGGAAAATATACTGCAAACTCGCTGATCGATACCAATCCGGGCTCCATTCGGGTGCGCGGCTATACTATTCGTGATCACAATAATCTCGGTACGATTAATATGGCAACGCTGTTACAGAAGTCCAGTAACGTCGCCTCTACCAAGATTGCTTTGTCATTACCGCCGGATGCCATCACCAATATGCAAAAACAATTTGGCTTTGGTAGTAAGACCCCGTTACAGTTCCCGGGTGAGGGTAGTGGGCTGGTGGTTACTCCCAAAGAGAAAGAAACCGCTCGTCGTGCGACGGTCAGTTATGGCTATGGTCTACAAGTGACATTAGCACAGGTTGCGCAGGCTTATGCAGCGCTAGGTGCAGGCGGGGTCATGCATCCCTTAACCTTGATCAAAACCGACAAGCCTCTGCCTAGTAAACGCATTATGGCGCGTGAGCAAGCCATGTCTATTGTACAGATGTTGGAGGCGGTCACCGAGCCAGGCGGTACCGCAAAAGCTGCCGCTATTGACGGTTACCGGGTGGCAGGCAAGACTGGTACTTCGCGCCGTATCAATCCTGATGGCGGTTATTATAGCGATCAATACCGTAACGTCTTTGCGGGGATGGCACCCGCGTCTAACCCAAGATTGGTCGGGGTGATGTTAATCGAAGACCCTCGTAGCCAGATTTATGCCGGTTTAACAGTAGCGCCAGTCTTTCATAATGTGATGAAAGAAGCGCTACGTTTATATAATGTGCCACTGGATAAACCCCTGAAAACAGAATAA
- the rsmH gene encoding 16S rRNA (cytosine(1402)-N(4))-methyltransferase RsmH: protein MSLPPSKSNSKPNPLSAADERIGSASMEAAPYSTAQQSSELDIKLTTQPVLKTESEPETLSFEHDAVLLPETVAAVLGVKSLPNASNNKKATGIYVDATFGRGGHSRLLLSQLANDAQLIVFDKDPTAIAVAHELASVDSRVKVVHDSFANLTVSLAAMGISQVDGLMADLGVSSPQIDDGSRGFSFMRDGAVDMRMDTSRGQSVAEWLEYVDDETLANVLYEFGEERHSRRIARAIKQMDSYDSTLELAEVIKVAHPNWQKGKHPATQSFQAMRIFINNELGDVDSFLQQSIPILKAGGQLAVISFHSLEDRRIKQFLQRHSKGQYPEDEQLPMPPKRPRYFSKPKRIGPSKAEIANNPRARSAWLRVAARTDEAFMFE, encoded by the coding sequence GTGTCCCTACCACCGTCTAAGTCAAATTCTAAACCAAACCCTTTATCTGCCGCCGATGAGAGAATCGGCTCGGCTTCAATGGAAGCTGCCCCGTACTCAACGGCTCAACAGAGCTCAGAGTTAGATATAAAGTTAACAACACAGCCCGTTTTAAAGACAGAGTCAGAACCAGAGACTTTAAGCTTTGAACACGATGCTGTGCTGCTACCAGAAACCGTTGCCGCCGTATTGGGTGTCAAATCATTGCCTAACGCTAGTAATAATAAAAAAGCTACGGGTATCTATGTCGATGCTACCTTTGGCCGTGGTGGTCATAGCCGTTTGCTATTGTCTCAGCTAGCCAATGATGCGCAGCTCATTGTCTTTGATAAAGACCCGACCGCTATCGCCGTCGCTCATGAGCTGGCAAGCGTGGATAGCCGAGTAAAGGTCGTTCATGATAGCTTTGCCAATCTGACTGTTAGCTTAGCCGCCATGGGCATTAGCCAAGTTGATGGCTTGATGGCAGATTTGGGCGTATCATCGCCGCAAATTGATGATGGCAGTCGCGGCTTTAGCTTTATGCGTGATGGCGCCGTCGATATGCGCATGGATACCAGCCGCGGGCAGTCGGTCGCCGAATGGCTTGAATATGTCGACGATGAAACTTTGGCTAATGTACTCTATGAGTTCGGCGAGGAGCGTCACAGTCGCCGTATCGCCCGAGCTATCAAGCAGATGGACAGCTACGACTCTACGCTTGAGCTGGCAGAAGTGATTAAAGTGGCGCACCCTAATTGGCAAAAGGGCAAGCATCCAGCGACGCAAAGCTTTCAGGCTATGCGCATTTTTATTAATAATGAGCTGGGCGATGTCGATAGCTTTTTGCAGCAAAGTATCCCGATATTAAAGGCTGGTGGACAGCTTGCGGTCATTAGCTTTCACTCATTAGAAGATCGGCGTATCAAGCAGTTTTTGCAGCGTCATAGTAAAGGTCAGTATCCCGAAGATGAGCAACTGCCTATGCCGCCTAAGCGCCCGCGCTATTTTAGTAAACCCAAACGTATTGGCCCTAGTAAAGCAGAGATTGCTAATAATCCACGCGCCCGCAGTGCTTGGTTACGAGTGGCTGCCCGTACGGATGAGGCGTTTATGTTCGAATAA
- a CDS encoding Fic family protein, whose product MTDFNLEHAVHYHYGGFPPQSINYQVIMDAMIGATEAISRFDQMLKSMHNSEILLAPLRNQEAVISSRMEGTISTLDEIMQYEADYGDGKEHSAQVRSDIIETILYQRTLKNVQQAMSDGYPLSKSLIKTMHEQLLSKGRGARKSPGQVKNEQNYLADRSKKSILFVPISPEKLQSGLDDLFDYINNDSSPILLKTAVSHLEFEALHPFQDGNGRIGRMLITLILWSAQTISAPHFYISGYFEENKDRYIDLMREVSETGNWDNWCVFFLEAVKEQATNNLEIAEQIGQLYETMKREFSDLLSSKWSLNALEFIFTNPVFRNTSFTSKSGIPVSTAARFSKVLEENNILKIVEEGAGRTSTLYSFEPLMQLVRV is encoded by the coding sequence ATGACCGATTTCAATTTAGAACACGCCGTACATTATCATTATGGCGGCTTTCCCCCTCAGTCTATCAATTATCAAGTTATTATGGACGCTATGATAGGCGCGACTGAAGCGATATCTCGCTTTGACCAAATGCTCAAAAGCATGCACAACAGTGAGATTTTGCTGGCACCACTGCGTAATCAAGAAGCGGTCATCTCTTCACGTATGGAAGGCACCATCAGTACCTTAGATGAGATTATGCAGTACGAGGCAGACTATGGTGACGGCAAAGAGCATTCGGCGCAGGTTCGTAGTGATATTATCGAAACTATTCTTTATCAACGTACGCTAAAAAATGTACAGCAGGCGATGAGCGATGGTTATCCTCTCAGCAAATCTTTGATAAAAACTATGCATGAGCAGCTATTATCAAAGGGTAGAGGCGCGAGAAAGTCACCAGGTCAGGTCAAAAACGAACAAAACTATTTGGCTGACCGTTCGAAAAAAAGTATATTGTTTGTGCCGATTAGTCCTGAAAAACTGCAAAGCGGCTTGGATGATTTGTTTGATTATATTAATAACGACTCGTCACCAATACTGCTAAAAACGGCCGTCAGTCATTTAGAGTTCGAAGCTTTGCATCCCTTTCAAGATGGCAATGGCAGAATTGGTAGAATGTTGATTACCTTAATATTATGGTCAGCACAGACGATTTCTGCGCCGCATTTTTATATCAGTGGTTATTTTGAAGAGAACAAAGATAGATATATTGATTTGATGCGAGAAGTCTCAGAGACTGGCAATTGGGATAATTGGTGCGTATTTTTTCTGGAAGCAGTTAAGGAGCAAGCCACCAATAATCTAGAGATTGCTGAGCAGATTGGTCAGCTGTATGAGACTATGAAAAGAGAGTTTAGCGATTTGCTGTCATCAAAATGGTCATTAAATGCCCTAGAGTTCATTTTTACCAATCCTGTTTTTAGGAACACTAGCTTCACTAGTAAAAGCGGTATTCCTGTCTCTACGGCAGCTAGGTTTAGTAAGGTATTAGAAGAAAATAACATTTTAAAAATAGTCGAAGAAGGCGCTGGCAGAACCTCTACGCTTTATTCCTTTGAGCCGCTGATGCAGTTGGTTCGGGTTTAA